The sequence GCTGCATCACAGCGCCGACGATTGCACCGATCATAATTAACCACGCAATTTCATTGGGCGTATAGCTATACTTATGGTCAACAAAAAGTCCTAACACTGTCTCAAATTGGGACAATCCGAGCGAAGTGATCAAGATGATTAACAACCCTGTAAAATAAGGGGTGCGGTAAGATTTGGCAAGCTGTGCGAGTTGAGACTCTTTTCTTCGGTCCATACGTGCCTCTGGAGTAGGCAACTTGCTCTTATCTAGCGACTCTGGCAGAATGCTCATGGAAACAACAGCAGATAAGGCGGCAGCTCCAGCAGCAGCGAAGAAAGGCACTCGCATACCGTACTCGACTAAAAAACCACCGATCGCCGGACCGATGATAAAACCTGTCGAAATCGCCGCATTAATCCAGCCCATTCCCATTCCCCGATCCTCTTCTGTCGTAATATCAACGACGTAGGCCATGACAGCGGGCATAATAAAGGCGACAGATACACCGCCAAGCAGTCTTGAGATAAACAGCAAGACCGCATTCGTAGCCAGGCCAAAAAGCAGCTCAGATACAGCAAAAAGCAGCAGACCAGTGACAATAATCCATTTTCGCCCATAACGATCAGACCAACTGCCTGCATAAGGCGCCACCAAAAATTGAATTAATGAAAATACAGCGACCAGCAGGCCAACAATCGTTCCAGAAATGCCAAGAACGTTCATATACGTCGGCATAATTGGAATAACCAAGCCAACGCCTACAAATCCTATAAAGATATTAAACATGAGCAATAAAATAGCCCCTCTGTTTCTTGTTGCCAGTGCCTTCATCCTACAAATTCCTCCGAATTCTCCTCTTATGACTATCTATACATTCATTCTATATCATTACTATCTACGGAGCTTATTTCCTAAGAGCCTCTTTCATCAGTTGTTCTGGATAGTTTTTCAGCTTTAAAATCGGCGTCCGGTTTAACTGTTTGTTTAATGGCAAAATTGTCATTTCACTCAAGGGCAAATAATCCTCTATCATAAATTTTGTCATCAATACCATATCCGTCATAGATCCGAGAACACTACGATTATACGTCTTTGTAAACGTAATTTGATCGATATGCGCTACATACTTATTAATGAGTTCTTCTTCAAGGTTTTCAAAGCGGAGATTTTCTATTAACGCTTGCGTGAAGACTTCATCAATATTTTGGAAATGGATTTTTTTGACTCCAAACAGAATGAAACAAAATCTTGTTTCATTATTCATAAAAATCACGTTGTTTTTCCTTGCCAGGCGAAATACGTTGGCATGCCAACGATAAAATTCATCACTCGGCGTTGTTGTAATTGGTTCTTCAATAAAGTGTGATAGCTCAAATAATTTTTTTGTACATGAGATAGTGATCATTTTAATTGTCCTTTCTAGTCCCTAATACTCCGTCTCTGTACAATATATCATATCTTTCTTCAAATAATAATGAATCCGGCATCCTGCATTTTCGATCTTTCAGTAGACCTGATAGTAAAATTAACGCCTCGATGCTTAAGGTATCCAGTTTGATAAATCTTTTGGCCGTCTTCTCTACTTCTCTCAATAGGGCTATCCCCTAACCAGATTTTTGATCGTTTATTTACTATGTTTTTGGCATTTTTAATAGATATATTTATTTGGTCCAATCCTCTTTTATGCTCAAGTTGGTTTTTTACTAGCCGCTTTTTTATAAACAATCGACAGCACATCCCATTGCTGCAAACACATGACGGGCTGCTTCATCTGCAGGTACAAAGAACTCAATTCGCGGGTAAGCCTGGTCAGTCACAGCAAGGTGCAGCTGATTGTAGCGTATTGGTCTCCGTTTTGTTGAGGCAGGTTGTTGCACAAGAAAATATTTGGCCGTCTCTAAATCATCCTTTGTCGTCAATGCTTCTTTATTCCAAAACGCTTGAATCTCCTCATACTGATCCATCATTCTATGAAATCGATCATACTTCGGATCGACAAATAAAGCGGGATGCTGTTTCTTAAAGGCTTGAATACCATAAATCGCATGGGATTCCCAGCGAGCCTGCGACTCCTCGTCAAATGTAGAATGGACGCGAATCGGTAACTCAGCATTGAAATGAAGATCAATCATATTAAGGGCATCGGCTGCAAATGAGAAATCAGATAGGTCAAATAGCTCACGATAAGCGTCATTAAAGCCAACGATATCCAGCATATCGGTCACGATCATCGCTGGATAGGGCAAATGATGCATCAGCAATCTGGCTCGATCCAATGCCCGCTCCAATTGTCGACCTGCCATTGGCTGTGGAAGCGGCACATAGCCTGCGGAAAGAAGCAGATCGTTACGTTCTTCGCTCGTGCATTCCAAGTAATCAGCGATATTCAACAATATTTGACGTTCAGGTAAACGTTTTGAACGACCCACCAGCAAATTTTTATACGACCGATAAGCTTCGTCATTTAATTCCTGCTGGGTAAAACGCTTTGTCGTCTGGCGAGAAGCCGTTTGTTGCTGCCGCTGAATGCGGAGCTGTTCAATCTTATGCAGGACGCGCTGCCATTCAACGCTTCGGCTATCTTGATGCGAGCTCTTCATGCGGTATGCTCCTTTCTAGTGAAATAAGTGTAGTTCTACACTTGTACTACAAAATTCTCATGCGTATACTTCACAGCATACCGTTTGCTAAACGACAAAACAAGGAGGTAATGACTTATGATTCGTGCCGTTATTGCTACTCCAAACAATAAGGAATCATTTGTTATTCAAGAAACAAAAGCACCACAACCACAGCTATGGGAGGCTATTGTAGAAGTAAAAGCATTTTCGCTTAATCGCGGTGAAGTCGTCGATGCATTACAACGCAAAGAGAACAGCAGGCCAGGCTGGGACTTTTCAGGGATCGTGCTGCATGAAGCATTAAACGGATCGGGTCCTAAGAAAGGAAGCCGTGTAGTCGGGTTAGTGCCTACAGGGGCCTGGGCAGAACAAGTAGCAGTTCCTACAAGCGCTCTGGCCGAGATCCCCGCCGAAATTACGTTTGAACAAGCTGCTACCTTACCTGTTGCCGGTCTATCTGCTCTATACGCCCTTCGTAAAGGAGGATTCTGTTAGGTAAGCGGGTGTTAATTACAGGTTCAAGCGGCGGGGTCGGTTTATTTACTCATCAGTTAGCTGCCTTGTCTGGCGCTTACTCGATTGGCGTTGCCCGCTCCAATTCGAAAGCGAAACTAGTAGAGACTTTTGGTGCTAATGAAGTCCTAGTCGGAGAAGATGTGACCGAAGCCATTGGTGCGAATGGTCCGTACGATTTTATAATTGACTCCGTAGGTGGGAATACACTTGCTGCCCTTCTCCCACAATTGGTTGCCCAAGGCACTTGCGTTTCCCTCGGCCATTCTTCCTCACCAAACACAACGCTGAACATTCTAGGTTTGGGAGGAAGAACACTTTATAGCTTTTTTCTAGGCGAAGAAATCAACTATCATGCGCCTGAGCAAGACCTTGCCATGCTTGCTCATTTGGTCGCAGCAGGGAAATTACAAACAGTGATCGAGATAAGAGAATCTTGGAATCAGATTAACACTGTGGCTCATCAATTGATAGAACGCCGCTTCACTGGCAAAGCAGTGCTGACAATCTAAACCATTCATCAAGCTAAACTCAAACCTCAAGATGTTGATATTACCTCATTTTCGAGGTTTGAGCTGCCTCCTCTATATCATTGCCCGGAGAGTATGAAGATGATTACAAACGGTTAAGCACTAACACAAAAGGGCATTTCTACATCAGCTCCTCTGTTTTAAACACAGGAATCGGTTCGCCACTAACGCGATTCCATTCTTTGGTATTTATAATTGGGTAAAAATGATGCTAAAACGACTCCATCTTTCATAAACGTCATTGCCAGTTAGTATGATTGAATATAGGCTTTATTCAATCACGATAGTTATGAAAGCGATTACAAATAGAGGAGGTTAGCTAAATGGACTGACAAAAGACTAATTCTCTAAACCAACAGCCGATCATAACGGACACCACCCTCCCCCATTTGCTTAATAATTTGGGAAATCAAAGCCTTTTATTTTGATTTTTTTCAGAAAATATCTTTTCAAATGAAGTCAGAAGCGGTAGACTTTTGGAGAAGAATGTTTTTTAAACATTTCATCATTTTTAGAAGGAGGAGTACACTTGGCTCGAGAACAATGGGGAACAAGAGCCGGCTTTATTATGGCGGCTATTGGATCCGCAATTGGGTTGGGAAATATATGGCGTTTTCCCTATGTAGCTTATGACAATGGAGGGGGCGCATTTTTTCTCGCATATTTGTTTGCCATACTTACAGCAGGGATCCCGCTGTTATTAATGGAATTTTCAATCGGCCAAAAATTTAGAGGATCTTCCCCGCTTTCATTTGCGCGCATCAATAAAAAGACGGAATGGCTTGGTTGGTGGCAAGTCGCGATTTCTTTTGTGGTGGCGACATATTATTCGGTAATTATCGCTTGGGCTCTGTCCTATATGGTGTTTTCATTTAATCAAAGTTGGGGCAGCGACACCCAAGGTTTCTTTTTAGGGGACTACCTTGAAGCCACTGAAGCGGGTGTGCTTGGTGGATTGAATGGCAATGTGTTAATTCCGCTTATCATTGTATGGGCAGGCGTATTTGTTATCATGTTAGCTGGTGTAAAAAAAGGCATCGAATGGGCAAACCGCATTTTTATTCCTTTACTTGTTGTGATGTTTTTAGCAATTGTTGTACGTGCCCTCACATTAGAAGGTGCTGTTGATGGATTGGATGTCTTTTTCCGACCTGATTGGCAAGCGTTAGCCCAACCTGGTGTTTGGGTTGCCGCCTATGGGCATATTTTCTTTAGCCTTTCAATTGGCTTTGCAATTATGATTACTTATGCAAGCTACTTGCCTAAGAAAGAAGATTTAAACAATAGTGCGTTTATTACTGCTTTTAGCAACGGAAGCTTTGAGCTGCTTGCCGGCATCGGCATTTTTGCGACGCTTGGTTTTATGGCTGGTAATCTTGGCGTTCCTGTGGCAGAAGTGGCAACGAGCGGCATTGGTCTAGCCTTTATCGCGATTCCTGAAATCATTAATACGATGCCGGGGTTCAATGGCTTGTTCGGCGTCTTGTTTTTCGGATGCCTCGTATTGGCCGGTATTACGTCGTTGATTTCGATTACAGAAACATATATAGCTGGCGTACAAGACAAATTCAAAGTATCACGAACGAAATCGGTTATCGTTGGCGGCGGTTTATCGGCAATCATTTCGTTGTTGTATGCGACTCGCGGTGGCATTAACGTGTTAGATGCCGTCGATAACTTCATTAACCAGTTCGGCATTGCATTTGCTGGCCTTGTCTCTGTCATTATCGTTGCTTGGATTTTGCGCAAGCTCGATTTCTTGCAAGGACATATGAATGAAGTGTCTGATTTCCGTATTGGCTCATGGTGGAAATTTAGCTTAATGTTTATTACTCCCCTCGTCCTTGGCGCCAATTTTGTTCTTGCGTTAATTAATAACATTCGCGCTCCTTATGAGGATATGCCCCTTTCTTTCTTAGCTGTTTCAGGTTGGGGCGTTGCCGGTGCGGCGCTCGTTGTTGGTCTTTTACTAAGCCTGATTAAATGGCCTCCAGGCAAATTGGAAGCTTATAAGAAGGAGGGTGGACAATGAGTGGAAGCGCCATTGTCATGATGATTCTTGGTATGGTTATTCTATGGGGTGGTATGGCGGCAAGCATCACCTATGCGTACATTGTCTCCAAACGTCGCAAAAAGACAAACTAGCCTATGTGATGAAGACAGCGCGTGTCTTGCGCTGTCTTTTTTGGTTTTTCGTGGTCAATAAAGAAAGATTATTTGGACAGACTAGGCCCATAAGCAGATTGCTGGTAACATTCTCTGTCCGTCTGTACAATAGAAGGAAACATCTAGCGGAGGTGAGCTTATGCCTACAGAAGAAGAAAGAAACGAAACGAAAGAACGGGTAATGGCGCAGTTAGAAGAAGTGATTGACCCTGAACTTGGTATTGACATTGTCAATCTCGGCCTCGTTTATGGCATTGAACTTGACGATGAGTTAAACGTGACTGTAGAAATGACGCTGACAACCATGGGCTGTCCACTCGCGGGAACGATTCAAGCGGACGTGAAGCGTGCCCTTTCAGAATTACAAGAACTTGGGGAGATTGGAAAAGTCGATGTGAATATCGTTTGGAGTCCGCCCTGGTCGAAAGATAGAATGTCACGTTATGCAAAAATTGCCCTTGGCCTTCCTGATTAAACCGTACTTTTTCGCTTAATAAGAAAGGCATGGCTTTTGCCGGACGAAATAAGACCCACGTTATGTGACAACAATTAAAAAAGAATAAAGTCTTTGCAATAAAGATTGCCTTAAACCGCCATTTGCTGCAAACTAACACTGTATCCACTACAACAAATGGAGGTCGGCCATATGTATACCCTTGCTCGTTTGCATGACGGCTCGGTAACTGTCCTTCACAGCCAGCGCTATTGCCCCATCAAGGCTTTTACTGATGTGATGGCAGCAAAAGAATTGGCTCGACAAGTACATGCCCGTTTAAGCGATAGTGGCAAATGGCATGTGTTGAAAGTGGGAACAACAACAAAGGAACACCGTTCATAAGCAGGCCCCCCTCCTGCTTATTTTTTTTGGTCGCCTACTGCGAAAAACTCCGTTTTGCCCGTGTTTGTTTGGGCGCAATGGAAGCGAGCAAAAGGCCAAGCAACAGCAACGCAATGCCGCCCCATGAGTAAAAGGAGAGCGACTCCCCAACAAGGCTGACTCCTAGAAGGGCCGCAGTAAGCGGTTCGGCTAATGCAAGCGTTACGGCAAGAGAGCCTGGAATTTCTTTTAGTCCTTTTGTGAATAGCATGTAGGCCAAACCAGTCGCAATTAGTCCTAAATGCAAAACAACAAGCCCATTTTGCCATTGAAGCAGCCAGCTGACCTCAAATAAAAAGAACGTTGGCAACAATACGATCGCGCTAAAAGAAAATATGAATGCCACGACGACTTCAGGCTCTCCTTTGGCTACAAGCCCTTTGCTTGCTAATGTATAAGCGGCAAAGGAAAGCCCTGCCCCTATAGCAAACAAAAGCCCCATCGGTGTCACAACTACGGACTGATCGCCAGCGGTCATTAGCAACACACAGCCAGCGATTGCCATGGCAGTTGCTTGCATCCACCGCTTTCCTGGAATCCGCTTAAAAAAAGCCCATTCCAGCAAACCTGCTACTATTGGTGCGCTCCCAATGGCGATAACCGTTCCCGCCGCAACACCAGTCATTGACACAGCCGTAAAAAAGAACGGTTGGTAGGCAGCCATGGCCGCAACACTCACAAAAAATGGCCATTTCGGCCACCCCTTTATATTTAGCGATTTGCCAGTCAAAATAGCAAACATGAGTAAACTAATTCCCCCGAGCAATAGCCGCGCAGCCCCCACTACTAACGGATGGGCGCCTGTTAAAAACGCTTGAGCTGTCCCGGTTGTTCCCCATAACATCGCAGCACATAGCACAAAAACAATCGCCATCGGCATCGTCCATCGCTCCAATTCTGTCTTAGGTAATAATCGCGTTGGCCAGACACGCTATTTCGAGCAGTCCTGCTTATGCCAAGCAAAACGAGCACATCTTGTTCGTCTGCAAATAGTTTGTTGAAGCTAGTTGGTTCACACGCTTCGATGCGCTACGTGTTTCCTGATAACAAGATATGGAGGCCAGCCTCGTTCCCGTCTGTTAAAAACAGCTGCAAACCAATGGCTAGCCTTGTTCGTGTCTTAAGCTAAGTCAACATTGTGATAAACTTGTTGTACATCTTCCAAGTCTTCAATTGCGTCAATCATTTTTTCAAACTGTGCTTGCACATCCTCTGAAAGCGTCACTTCGTTGTGGGCAATCATCGAAAATTCGGCAACAGAAAACTCCTCTATTCCGGCGTTTCGGAACGCTTCTTGGACAGCATGAAACTGGTCTGGTTCTGCGTAAACAATCACCGTGTCATCTTCTTCAATGATGTCTTTGGCGTCAACATCGGCGTCCATTAAAATCTCTAGTGCTTCATCGGCTGTTTTGCCTTCAAAACCGATCACAGCTACTCTGTCAAACATATAGGCGACTGAACCACTGACACCCATGTTTCCGCCATTTTTCCCAAAAGCAGCGCGAACGTCTGACGCGGTGCGGTTGACATTGTTTGTTAAGGCGTCGACAATCACCATTGCCCCGTTTGGCCCAAACCCTTCATAACGACGTTCCTCATAACTTTCATCAGAGCCGCCTTTCGCCTTCTCAATGGCGCGGTCAATGATTGACTTCGGGACATTGTACGTCTTCGCCCGTTCTAGTACTGCTTTTAAAACTTGGTTTAATTCAGGATCAGGCTCCCCTTGTCTAGCAGCTACATAAATTTCACGGCCAAATTTGGCGTAAATCCGGCTTGTATTGGCGTCTTTAGAAGCTTTTTTTTCTTTAATGTTATTCCATTTACGGCCCATATCGGTACCCACTCTCTTTCCCTTTTTCAATTCCAGGCCACAGCGCTGGTTCTCCACGTTATTATAACGCATAATGACCGACTTGCATAAGCAGAAGTGGTGAATTAGCCCAGTGTCTTTTCATTGTCGGCAATGCCACTTGCTTGAAAAAAGTATCGTTCCACTATCGATAGGAAGACCGAAAAAGCTAGTTGGACGAGACCGAGCAACTAGCTTTAAAACAGTCCAATTATTCATTTAGCTGCAAATCGAGGCGTAGTTCTATCGGACAGTGATCGCTGCCTAAAACCGATGAATGAATAGAAGCGTCGGCAAGATAAGGCACCAACGCCCTGGAAATAAGAAAATAATCAATGCGCCAGCCAATGTTACGGGCTCGGACATTGGCCATGTACGACCACCATGTAAAGGAATCCTCATCATCAGGGTAAAAATGGCGAAATGTATCAATAAACCCTGCCTCGAGCAGTTTGCCAAACTCGGCTCTTTCTTCATCCGTAAAACCTGAATTGCCGATATTCGCTCGGTCGTTTCGAACATCAATCGGCTGGTGTGCGACATTGAGATCACCACAGAAAACAACTGGTTTTTGTGCCGCCAATAGAGTCAAGTATTCCCTAGCTGC is a genomic window of Shouchella clausii containing:
- a CDS encoding MFS transporter; amino-acid sequence: MKALATRNRGAILLLMFNIFIGFVGVGLVIPIMPTYMNVLGISGTIVGLLVAVFSLIQFLVAPYAGSWSDRYGRKWIIVTGLLLFAVSELLFGLATNAVLLFISRLLGGVSVAFIMPAVMAYVVDITTEEDRGMGMGWINAAISTGFIIGPAIGGFLVEYGMRVPFFAAAGAAALSAVVSMSILPESLDKSKLPTPEARMDRRKESQLAQLAKSYRTPYFTGLLIILITSLGLSQFETVLGLFVDHKYSYTPNEIAWLIMIGAIVGAVMQLTLFGRLINWIGEKKLTVYCLLVMAVFMVATIFSAQYWMMVVSVTLVFLAVDFVRPAISTYFSRIAGNEQGLVAGLNASYTSLGNIGGPILAGALFDVQINSPFLVGSLIALGGWVLSLRWMRTQTERSPGSAV
- a CDS encoding DUF6933 domain-containing protein, whose product is MITISCTKKLFELSHFIEEPITTTPSDEFYRWHANVFRLARKNNVIFMNNETRFCFILFGVKKIHFQNIDEVFTQALIENLRFENLEEELINKYVAHIDQITFTKTYNRSVLGSMTDMVLMTKFMIEDYLPLSEMTILPLNKQLNRTPILKLKNYPEQLMKEALRK
- a CDS encoding MmyB family transcriptional regulator, translating into MKSSHQDSRSVEWQRVLHKIEQLRIQRQQQTASRQTTKRFTQQELNDEAYRSYKNLLVGRSKRLPERQILLNIADYLECTSEERNDLLLSAGYVPLPQPMAGRQLERALDRARLLMHHLPYPAMIVTDMLDIVGFNDAYRELFDLSDFSFAADALNMIDLHFNAELPIRVHSTFDEESQARWESHAIYGIQAFKKQHPALFVDPKYDRFHRMMDQYEEIQAFWNKEALTTKDDLETAKYFLVQQPASTKRRPIRYNQLHLAVTDQAYPRIEFFVPADEAARHVFAAMGCAVDCL
- a CDS encoding zinc-binding dehydrogenase, yielding MLITGSSGGVGLFTHQLAALSGAYSIGVARSNSKAKLVETFGANEVLVGEDVTEAIGANGPYDFIIDSVGGNTLAALLPQLVAQGTCVSLGHSSSPNTTLNILGLGGRTLYSFFLGEEINYHAPEQDLAMLAHLVAAGKLQTVIEIRESWNQINTVAHQLIERRFTGKAVLTI
- a CDS encoding sodium-dependent transporter, which gives rise to MAREQWGTRAGFIMAAIGSAIGLGNIWRFPYVAYDNGGGAFFLAYLFAILTAGIPLLLMEFSIGQKFRGSSPLSFARINKKTEWLGWWQVAISFVVATYYSVIIAWALSYMVFSFNQSWGSDTQGFFLGDYLEATEAGVLGGLNGNVLIPLIIVWAGVFVIMLAGVKKGIEWANRIFIPLLVVMFLAIVVRALTLEGAVDGLDVFFRPDWQALAQPGVWVAAYGHIFFSLSIGFAIMITYASYLPKKEDLNNSAFITAFSNGSFELLAGIGIFATLGFMAGNLGVPVAEVATSGIGLAFIAIPEIINTMPGFNGLFGVLFFGCLVLAGITSLISITETYIAGVQDKFKVSRTKSVIVGGGLSAIISLLYATRGGINVLDAVDNFINQFGIAFAGLVSVIIVAWILRKLDFLQGHMNEVSDFRIGSWWKFSLMFITPLVLGANFVLALINNIRAPYEDMPLSFLAVSGWGVAGAALVVGLLLSLIKWPPGKLEAYKKEGGQ
- a CDS encoding methionine/alanine import family NSS transporter small subunit, which codes for MSGSAIVMMILGMVILWGGMAASITYAYIVSKRRKKTN
- a CDS encoding metal-sulfur cluster assembly factor encodes the protein MPTEEERNETKERVMAQLEEVIDPELGIDIVNLGLVYGIELDDELNVTVEMTLTTMGCPLAGTIQADVKRALSELQELGEIGKVDVNIVWSPPWSKDRMSRYAKIALGLPD
- a CDS encoding DMT family transporter; translated protein: MPMAIVFVLCAAMLWGTTGTAQAFLTGAHPLVVGAARLLLGGISLLMFAILTGKSLNIKGWPKWPFFVSVAAMAAYQPFFFTAVSMTGVAAGTVIAIGSAPIVAGLLEWAFFKRIPGKRWMQATAMAIAGCVLLMTAGDQSVVVTPMGLLFAIGAGLSFAAYTLASKGLVAKGEPEVVVAFIFSFSAIVLLPTFFLFEVSWLLQWQNGLVVLHLGLIATGLAYMLFTKGLKEIPGSLAVTLALAEPLTAALLGVSLVGESLSFYSWGGIALLLLGLLLASIAPKQTRAKRSFSQ
- a CDS encoding YebC/PmpR family DNA-binding transcriptional regulator gives rise to the protein MGRKWNNIKEKKASKDANTSRIYAKFGREIYVAARQGEPDPELNQVLKAVLERAKTYNVPKSIIDRAIEKAKGGSDESYEERRYEGFGPNGAMVIVDALTNNVNRTASDVRAAFGKNGGNMGVSGSVAYMFDRVAVIGFEGKTADEALEILMDADVDAKDIIEEDDTVIVYAEPDQFHAVQEAFRNAGIEEFSVAEFSMIAHNEVTLSEDVQAQFEKMIDAIEDLEDVQQVYHNVDLA
- a CDS encoding exodeoxyribonuclease III — encoded protein: MKFVSWNVNGLRACVKKGFLDFFHQVDADVFCLQETKLQKGQISLELPGYEQYWNDAERKGYSGTAIFTKHSPLSVTYGIGDHFPDNEGRVITLEFETYYVVTMYTPNAKRDLSRLPYRLQWEKAAREYLTLLAAQKPVVFCGDLNVAHQPIDVRNDRANIGNSGFTDEERAEFGKLLEAGFIDTFRHFYPDDEDSFTWWSYMANVRARNIGWRIDYFLISRALVPYLADASIHSSVLGSDHCPIELRLDLQLNE